DNA sequence from the Paenibacillus azoreducens genome:
ATCCCGGCGTTACGGTCAATGGACGTACTACCGGCGAAACGAAGAAACGCTAATGTTTATAGCCAATTTTATCAAGAATAAAATATAAGGACAGGCAGTCGCCATCGTGAGGCTGCCTATTCATTTGCAATAACATATCTAGAAAATTGTATATTTAAATATACAAATTAACGGAGGGGTTTTGTGAAACGGAACGGTTCTATATTTTTCATTGCACTTGGCATTTTTAGCATTATTAATACCGAACTTGGCGTCGTCGGCCTGCTGCCGCTGATTATGAAAAAGTACGGAGTGACCGCCCCTCAGGCGGGTATGCTTGTAAGTTCATTTGCGCTCATTATTGCACTGTTTGGTCCCTGGATGACTCTCCTGATGTCGAGATGGAATCGGAAACGCGTTCTGACGGGCGTTCTCGCGTTGTTTGCCGTCTTTAACCTCGTTTCGGCTTTTGCGCCGACCTTTCCAATTTTGTTGACATTTCGGGTCATTCCGGCTTTCTTTCATCCTGTTTATTTCTCCATTGCCTTCGTATTGGCTGCGGTGCTGTCGGATAAAGAGCGGGCCGCACTTGCAAGTAGAAAGGTATTTCTCGGAGTTAGCACGGGGATGGTGCTTGGCATTCCGATTACGTCTTTCGTCGCTAATCAATTTTCGCTTGGGAGTGCGTTTGTTCTCTCGGCGATTGTGAACGGGGTTGCCTGTCTGGGAATCGCCTTTATGGTACCGTCTACAGCCGACGACCAAAAACCTGCCTCAATCAGACGGCAGCTCGGGGTATTGCGTAAACCGGCCTTGTGGCTGAATATCGGAGCCGCCAGTTTTATACTCGCCGCGATGTTTGACGTGTACAGCTATTTTGCCGAATTTATGGGGCAGCGTCCGGGTATGAATGGGGGGATGGTGAGCATCTTGCTGGTCGTTTTTGGCGCCAGCGGCGTGGCGGGCAACTGGTATGCAGGCAAATTGCTTGGACGTTCTCTGACGAAAACGACGCTGCTGTATCCGGTCGCGTTGGCATTGTGCTACATTCTCCTGCACTATAAAGGAGCATCGCTCATTTGGCTTAGCGTAATCGTTGTAATATGGGGAGCGGTGCATACAAGCGGACTTATCGTCAGTCAAATCTGGCTGACATCGGAAGCGTCTGAAGCGCCGGAGTTTGCGAACAGTCTATTCGTTTCCTTTTCCAATCTGGGGGTCACGATCGGGACGGCTGCAGGAGGTTGGGTGATCGCCCGAGCCGGTACGGGAGAAATAATATGGGGCGGTATTCTGTTTGCCGCGTTGGCCTTGCTGTGCATCGCTGCGGGCACCGTATTGCGGGCAAAGACGAAGACGCCGACGGTACTGGATGGAAAATCATAAAGGGATTTGGCTCAGGCACGATGTCAGGGGAGGAAAAAGAAGGGCGCTTCCTATTATTTACCATCTGATATAAAATGAAATAGATTGATTATGAATGGCGGAAAGGAGCAAACCTCTTGAATGGATTGTTATCCCAATATAAACGCATTATCGCAGGAGAAATTGCGCCGTCTCCTGTCGAACTTCTAATGGGTATCCGACCTTTAGACATCGAGGAGGGCCGTTCGGTTTTTGAATTGGAAGCAACGTACGATCATTCCAATCCGCAAGGAACGGTTAATGGCGGCGTCACGACTACCCTTGCCGATATGGCGATGGGCATGGCGTTCGGAACGACGCTTCAGCCGCATGAAACGTTCACGACCATTGAATTGAAAATCAATTTCTTGAAGCCGATCTGGCTGGGAAAGGTCAGGGCGGAAGCCGAGGTGAAAAAACGCGGCAAAACGATCGGTTTGGTGGAATGCAATCTGTTCGATGAGAAAGGAAGTCTGGTTGCTTTTTCCACGAGTACATGCATGGTGCTTGAAGGCGAAAAGGCCAGCGGCAGGTCACAGCATACTGCAGATGACACAAGATGAAAAACGAATGACTACATTATTTGAGCGAGAGAAATCGTCAAGCAAATTAAAGAAAATCATCCACAACCGGTGTATGTTTCAGTGATCATGCTTCACCGGTTTTTGACTTTCATAAAATTCTCATTCGCCGTTCAGGGGCACCATTCCGGGTTGTCAGCCGCAACGTGATCGACGGAATCATAAGGAGAATCCGCGTAACTTCAGAGATTCTTTAGAATTTCCCCAACGAAATCTTCATATGTTTTTCTTATGCTGGGAGCTAAGACCGATTTTAAGCAATAACCAGGGAGGTTGCAGATGAACAAGGTCACCATATTGGTTGTGGATGACGACTCCGAAATCAGGGACTTTATACGTATCTTCTTGTGTAATGAAGGATATCATGTGCTGGAAGCGGAGAATGGTTTGCAGGCGCTGGAGATTGTCAAGACATCATCCGTGCAATTGATCATTCTGGACGTGATGATGGCCCATATGGATGGAATCAGGGCATGCCTGAAAATCAGAGAATTCTCGAAGATCCCCATTATCATACTGTCTGCCAAGGAAGAAGAAATTGATGTTATAACCGGGTTGACTACCGGAGCGGATGATTATATGACCAAGCCGTTCAGTCTCTTGGAATTGACGGCCCGGGTCAAGGCGCAACTACGCCGGCAAAGCTACTCCGTCAAGAAGCCAGAGGAAGACGTCATTGCCGCCGGTGACTTAATCATAGACAGGGCGATGCATCAAGTAACCGTAAAGGGAAAGGAAATATCCCTGACACCTCTTGAATTTTCCATACTCGAACTGATGGCAAGCCATCGCGGACAAGTGTTTAGCGTGGATAAAATTTATGAAAGGGTTTGGAAAGAGTCTTCCAACATCTCGGATAACACGGTTGTAGTTCATATCCGAAACCTCCGGGAGAAAATTGAGGCGAACCCGCGGGAACCCCGGTACGTCAAGACAGTTTGGGGAGTGGGTTACAAAATTGAAAAATAAACTCCTTGCTCTGATTTCCGGGAAACGAAGCATTCGTGTGCGCATGTTCTGGTCGTTTATTCTAAGCTTAATCATTGCGATGAACGTATCGTCCCTACTCAACGAATTTTTGTTAAATAGTCTTCTTGCCGATAGACATTTCCCCTATTTATCAACCCTGTTATATGGCGTATTATCTATTGTTTCGTTTATCGTCCCCTTTATTTTGAGCTTTTCCCTTATGACCCGACGAATCGTGCAATATTTGCTTAATCTGGCGGAAGGACTTGATTATATCGCCGGAGGAAATCTGCGCCATCGCGTTCCGCTCTTAAGGAAAGACGAACTGGGCAGGGTTGCGGAAAACATTAACGCTATGGCCGAAAAACTGGAACGCCAAATCGCAAAGGAACGGCAAATCGAAAAGTCCAAAATGGACTTGATTACAGGCGTATCCCACGATTTACGGACGCCCCTTACCAACATAATCGGGTATCTGGAATTGTTGAAAAACAGAGTCTATCACAATGAGCAGGAGCAGGAACGATTCGTCGACATCACCTACAACAAAGCCATGCAACTGAAGAACCTCATTGATGACTTATTTGAGTACACGCGTCTTACCTCCAGTGACGCCAAGCTAGTAATGGGCCAGTTCGATATACGGGAACTGCTCACGCAGATTGCAGCCGAATTCCAACCCTTCGCCAAAGAACTTGGGGTCACTGTGGAGACGTTTTTGGCGTTCAAGCCGATGCCGATACCTATGGATCCGGGAAAAATAAGGAGAGCCATCGACAACCTTCTGATGAATGCTTTGAAGTTCTCCGTGAAGCCGGGAGTTGTTCGCGTATCATTGGAAGCACGCTCCCCTTTTGTTGCCATCAAGGTCGAGAATGAAGGAACTCCGATATCGAAGGAACAGGAAGAGCTGCTATTTGAGCGGTTTTACAAAGCCGATCACTCGCGAACGGCCCATGCGATCCAGGCCGGTTCAGGATTAGGACTATCCATTGCCAAGAATATCGTCGAAAGGCACAACGGCACCTTAAGCCTGGTTCATTCATCGGGACGTTATGCTTTCATCATTGAACTTCCCGTATCCAATCCCGCATAAAAAATGATTAGTTGTTCACCTTGAAATTCACTTCTGGGTACTTGGCGGCCAAATCTTGCAGCGTAGAATCGTCTTTCCCTTTTAAATACCGATCGAAGAAGGCAACACTGAATTCGTTCACGATGCGGTGATCCCGCCGCGGGTCCGTGCCGCTGAGGCCTAGCAGCGGAGAGAATAACGCAAGATCGGTGTAGCTTGCATGCTTTGAACCCGGAATAAGGATCGATAACCCTCCGCCTGCCAGAGCATAGCCCGATTTTTGGATATATTCTTTCCTTGGGGCTTCGAACGCTTCGCGGCTTACCCCGCCAAACTGTTCGGCGACATCATCGTAAGAAGTCATTATTTTGCTGTACGTCTCGTCTGCATACATCATGAAGAACGGCTTTCCGAATCCTTTGTCTGAAACCGGCGGACCATAAAACCCTCCATCCATACTAAGGGCAGCCTTCACACGCGAATCATTCTTTAACATTTGCACCGTAACAGCTCCACCGAATGAATGTCCAAGCATGCCGATTCGATCAAGATCGATTTTGCCGGTAAATCGACCTGCAGCATCGTTCTGATTGAGCTTCGCCACTTGATTGAGCACAAACGCAGCGTCGCTGGTCCAAAGCGGGATGTGCATTCCATACTGGGCATTGGAAGTCAAGTTGGGATCGGTTTTGCTCACGGCGACTCTTCCGTCAGGGTAAACGGAAGCCGCAGCTTCATAGGCATAATCGATGGCTATTACGATGTAGCCGTGGCTGGCAAGCTCCTCTAGCTGGTACATATTCTGATTGCGATATCCGTTCATCCCATGGGAAAAAATCAAAACCGGGTACGGGCTCCCCGAGTTCGAGAGTTTGGCATCTACCAAAGCATGCGTTTTGATCAACCCTAGATGGCTTAGCACAAAAGCCGGAAGACCCATCATTTTGCTTGATATGGCTTTTGTCATCTTAGATGCATTCTGGAGGTAAGGGCTTCTCTCTTCCCCGCCGCCTTCGGCAGCCGGATACCAAATTTGCGCCATCAGCTCGCGCCTATCGGCAGGGTTATCCGAATATACTTCCCGCCGCTTATCGTCAACCCAATGATAAACCGTCGTTCCGACCGCATAGGGTCCCGTTGGTTCATCAAATGAGAATACCGGCAGCACTGCAGGCGGCGCAACCGAGACCAACAAATATACGGTCAATAGCACCGCTTGAACCGTAAGCGCAATCCTGCTTTTGCCGCCCTCCTTCCGCTTGCCAATGAAGAAATAAGCCGTCAATAAGAGCGGTGTCAAGTAGGCCGGAATCATCTCCCAACGTCCACCTTCCACAACAATCTGCACGATTACCAAACTGAGGGCGATCCCTAAAGGGATGAACAATCCCCGTCCACCTTTCTTGTTCGTGATTACCGCCCAGTACAACAGGCCAAAATTAACCACGATCAAGCCTATTTCCCAAAATCTCATGCTGATCTTCCTCCCCTTACCATAAATACGAACTTGTTCCAGCTTACAAAAAAATTATAAAGATGAAAGGGGGAATATCATAAATTTCTTATGAATGTCGTGGGTACTCGTGCGAAAGTTCCGCAATTATTTCTTCGGCTTTTGCAAGCTATATGCTTTTGCACCGCGCTGGCAGCGGCATCCGCTCTTGCCCAGCCCAGAATCCTACTTGAAGCATATAATGTTTTATTCAAATATGAAGGAAAGTAGGAAACTTTTATTATGAACAAAAAGAACAAGGGGCGCACAAAACCCATTGCTCGTCGGTTAAAGTCCGGCGTCAACCGTAACAAACCCGTACGAATCAATGCATTTGAAAACGAGCTTAAATGGTTGGACAAAGACAAAAGATACCGCAATTCCGAGCAGGTTTATCTAATCGTAGAGCTACCAAAAGGGGTATATAAGTATTCACAGGAAAACGAAGTGGAATGGAACCGGGTCATTCAAAATGGATTGCTGAGTGCAATGGAAGCCTTAGATCCGGATTCGATCAAGGAGATAAAATGCCGCATTCAAGTCGGCACGGCCGCCGCCAGTGGCCAAAGTTAAAGCTGGCGTCTCATTTTTATAATTCGTATTTAGGACTGGTTAGCGGGAAGTCAAAGCTCTTCCTTTCGGTCCCGAAAAAATGCTTCAATTCATCGGAGGGTACTTTGTTATACGAATGGGGAACGATAGCTCAATAAAGACAGTTCTGAGAGGGACTTTTGCGCGCCGAAAGTAAAAGCCCCTCCACTTTCCGTAATTTTCCATTCACTTTCGAATAGGACGATGATTTCTTCGAGCTTTTCCCAAGCAATATCCAAGTGGGAAAACAATTGAAAAGAACTTAACCGTTACAGGTCCCACGACGCAATCAATAATTCCATTTGCAAGCAAGTATTTCTGCGAAATGCTTAGACCAGTTTCTCCAATCGGTTGTTCATTCAGTATGTTTTTGACCCAATGCCTCCGAAGCTTTTGGTTGTCTTCATTTGCTTCGTGATACAATATACCAAATAAAGGGGGGAAATATGGGATGGAAATTGATGAGATAGACAAGATCGAGGGACGGTTAAGCAGCACTACTCAACTTGAAGGGGTAAACATAAATGGCGATTAGACTCGACGGGGAGTTGGCGGAAGGAGACGCTTTCGCAAGGATAGAGCCCTACTTGCCCGGATTGAAGGCATATTGCAGGTCTCTTGCCGGTAACGAATGGGATTCAGAGGACTTGATGCAGGAAGTACTAACGAAGGCAATGCAGGCAATTTTGCGGTCGCCCCATCGTTCGATCAGTCGAGCATTCCTTTTCCGGATTGCAAAGAACGCTTGGATTGACCACTGCAGGGCAGAGCGGAAGCGGCACAACGATACGACATTCGATGAGGATTTCCATCTGTCTGCCTCGCTTTCTATGAATGAATGGCTGGCCCGCGAGCTGCTTGAACAGCTGGCCGAATCGCTGAATCCCAGGCAAATGGTGCTCGTCATCCTGATCGATGCATTCGTGTTCAGCGCGGCAGAGACTGCATTGTTATTACGCATGACAGAAGGCGCTGTAAAAGAAGGGCTGAAACGGGCGCGCCGGCGCTTGCACTCATTTGCGGGCGGGAACAGGCAGGACATCGTGAGAAATGGAAAGCCGAAGAGGCGCGTCGGAGAGGACATGCCTACAGTATTGTTCGAGACATTCGTGGCAGGCTTTCAAAAAGGAGATGCAGAGATGATTTGTCGTGCATATCTGAGTCTGGCTTCCCAAGGTGTCATGATCGAAAAAGTATCTGTAGAGGAAGGCCGCTATTCCTTTGCGCTTCGGGATCCGGACGGTCATTTGATTGGATTTTTTCAAAATATTTAGCGGTACCCGTTTCTTTTCTTCGTAAGTGTTCGTTATAAATGGTGAAGAACGATTTTAAGGAGGAATATTTAATGGCAGTGAGCGTAAAAAACTATGCGGTTGTCCAATTGCCGGTACGTGATCTTGAGGTTTCCGTGAGGTGGTACAAGGAGATTCTTGGCATTCCATTCACATTCGAATATACTCCAGGCGACCAAGAGGCTTGGCTTAACGTTGGGGGTGTCGGACTTGGGCTTATTCAGTGCCCGGAGGTGCCGAAATTGGACTTTACGAATAGCAGGGGTCAGCTCCAGCCAATCATTTCGCTGCAGGTAGACAACATTCATGAAGCGCACGAAGAATTGAAGAAGAAGGGGGCTGAAATCGGCGAGATGGTGTACAAGCCGCAAGGCGGGTACAGCTTTACCTTCCGCGATCCGGACGGTCATATGGGTAACTTGTGGGGTGGTTGGCCAAGGGAAGAAAGCTGATTATTGCCAAACCCAACTAAAGGGGGATTTCTTATCGTCCGAAGATGATAAGGGGTACCCCTTTGAACCGTTGCATTCATATTGAGGAGGGAATTGAATCCAGCAGATTCGTATAAACAAAGCGTGATTTATTTCTTTACATAAAATGTACAGTTCTTGTAAAGTGATAGAGCTAACAACTTCCTATAATTTTTGATACGAAAGGAGGTGCGCGCAATGGATAACTTTAAAGCTTTTGAGTGTGTAGTGGAATACCTGGAGAATATTATACTTTGCTCAGATGAAGTGGATTATAACGTCATTTCTAAAATAGCAGGCTGTCCTGCTCCCTTGTTTCAGCGTATTTTTGTATATATTACAGGTATAACTATTAGTGAGTATTTAAGAAAACGCCGATTGACGTTAGCGGGTTATGATATCAGAAACAGCAGTGAAAAAATTATTGACATAGCTATGAAATATGGTTTTAATTCCCATGCTGCTTTTACAAGAGCATTCAAAGAGCATCACAAGGTTTCTCCTTCTAGTGTTAGAAAGTTTGGTAAACCGCTTCATGATTATCCTCGCACCTCCTTTACAAATATTAGAATTGTAGGAGGAAAGCGAATTATGGCAGAGCTTAAAAAAATCGAGTATGTAGAATTTGGCGCCCGTAAAATTGTAGGCATGATGAAAATGACTTCGTTTCAAAAGGCAGGGGAAGAGTGCTGGGGTTCAGCATTCAAGGAAGGCGTTTTTGACAGAATTCAAGAAATTGAAAGATGGATTTGCAAAGATATGGATGATTATATTGGACTTGGGCATATGAGTAAATTTGTTGGAAAAGATCATTTCCAATATATCATAGGTAAATTTGTAGAACTTGACGCACCTGTTCCAGAAAAAATGTATTCTGAGAATATATCCGCAGGAACATTTGCCAAAATATGGATCGAATCCGATAACCTTAACGATATTTTTGATTGTGCATACTTACTTTGTTCCGAAGCAATCGAGAAAACAGGATACAAAATTGATTTTGAAAACTTTTATTGGTGTGATGTCTACACATATGATAGATATTGCACACCACTGGAGAAAGGACAGAAAATTATTCTTGACTATTTACTGCCAGTAATCAAAGATGAATAGGAAAGAAACTTGAACAACCTTACGTTAAGTAAAGGTAGCTGACCAAAAGAGGTCGGCTGCCTTCAACTGTTTTTATTGAGTTATCTAATTAATTTTTCACCCTATGGGGCAATTTCATCTAGAAGTTGGCAATATTTTAGAAACAAGTGAACTGAAAAAGCATGGAAACGCCTTTCGTTTAGCTATGGCGACTTTTAAAAACAATAAATCGAAAAAAGGTGGTTTTAAGCGATGATGCATGAACCTCATAATATACGAGGTTATGTGGATTCCCCGGATCTGCAGCGAAAATTATATAGGCGTTCCCTGCTCATTGTA
Encoded proteins:
- a CDS encoding alpha/beta hydrolase family protein, whose product is MRFWEIGLIVVNFGLLYWAVITNKKGGRGLFIPLGIALSLVIVQIVVEGGRWEMIPAYLTPLLLTAYFFIGKRKEGGKSRIALTVQAVLLTVYLLVSVAPPAVLPVFSFDEPTGPYAVGTTVYHWVDDKRREVYSDNPADRRELMAQIWYPAAEGGGEERSPYLQNASKMTKAISSKMMGLPAFVLSHLGLIKTHALVDAKLSNSGSPYPVLIFSHGMNGYRNQNMYQLEELASHGYIVIAIDYAYEAAASVYPDGRVAVSKTDPNLTSNAQYGMHIPLWTSDAAFVLNQVAKLNQNDAAGRFTGKIDLDRIGMLGHSFGGAVTVQMLKNDSRVKAALSMDGGFYGPPVSDKGFGKPFFMMYADETYSKIMTSYDDVAEQFGGVSREAFEAPRKEYIQKSGYALAGGGLSILIPGSKHASYTDLALFSPLLGLSGTDPRRDHRIVNEFSVAFFDRYLKGKDDSTLQDLAAKYPEVNFKVNN
- a CDS encoding response regulator transcription factor, which translates into the protein MNKVTILVVDDDSEIRDFIRIFLCNEGYHVLEAENGLQALEIVKTSSVQLIILDVMMAHMDGIRACLKIREFSKIPIIILSAKEEEIDVITGLTTGADDYMTKPFSLLELTARVKAQLRRQSYSVKKPEEDVIAAGDLIIDRAMHQVTVKGKEISLTPLEFSILELMASHRGQVFSVDKIYERVWKESSNISDNTVVVHIRNLREKIEANPREPRYVKTVWGVGYKIEK
- a CDS encoding PaaI family thioesterase, encoding MNGLLSQYKRIIAGEIAPSPVELLMGIRPLDIEEGRSVFELEATYDHSNPQGTVNGGVTTTLADMAMGMAFGTTLQPHETFTTIELKINFLKPIWLGKVRAEAEVKKRGKTIGLVECNLFDEKGSLVAFSTSTCMVLEGEKASGRSQHTADDTR
- a CDS encoding AraC family transcriptional regulator — its product is MDNFKAFECVVEYLENIILCSDEVDYNVISKIAGCPAPLFQRIFVYITGITISEYLRKRRLTLAGYDIRNSSEKIIDIAMKYGFNSHAAFTRAFKEHHKVSPSSVRKFGKPLHDYPRTSFTNIRIVGGKRIMAELKKIEYVEFGARKIVGMMKMTSFQKAGEECWGSAFKEGVFDRIQEIERWICKDMDDYIGLGHMSKFVGKDHFQYIIGKFVELDAPVPEKMYSENISAGTFAKIWIESDNLNDIFDCAYLLCSEAIEKTGYKIDFENFYWCDVYTYDRYCTPLEKGQKIILDYLLPVIKDE
- a CDS encoding MFS transporter: MKRNGSIFFIALGIFSIINTELGVVGLLPLIMKKYGVTAPQAGMLVSSFALIIALFGPWMTLLMSRWNRKRVLTGVLALFAVFNLVSAFAPTFPILLTFRVIPAFFHPVYFSIAFVLAAVLSDKERAALASRKVFLGVSTGMVLGIPITSFVANQFSLGSAFVLSAIVNGVACLGIAFMVPSTADDQKPASIRRQLGVLRKPALWLNIGAASFILAAMFDVYSYFAEFMGQRPGMNGGMVSILLVVFGASGVAGNWYAGKLLGRSLTKTTLLYPVALALCYILLHYKGASLIWLSVIVVIWGAVHTSGLIVSQIWLTSEASEAPEFANSLFVSFSNLGVTIGTAAGGWVIARAGTGEIIWGGILFAALALLCIAAGTVLRAKTKTPTVLDGKS
- a CDS encoding VOC family protein; protein product: MAVSVKNYAVVQLPVRDLEVSVRWYKEILGIPFTFEYTPGDQEAWLNVGGVGLGLIQCPEVPKLDFTNSRGQLQPIISLQVDNIHEAHEELKKKGAEIGEMVYKPQGGYSFTFRDPDGHMGNLWGGWPREES
- a CDS encoding sensor histidine kinase, producing the protein MKNKLLALISGKRSIRVRMFWSFILSLIIAMNVSSLLNEFLLNSLLADRHFPYLSTLLYGVLSIVSFIVPFILSFSLMTRRIVQYLLNLAEGLDYIAGGNLRHRVPLLRKDELGRVAENINAMAEKLERQIAKERQIEKSKMDLITGVSHDLRTPLTNIIGYLELLKNRVYHNEQEQERFVDITYNKAMQLKNLIDDLFEYTRLTSSDAKLVMGQFDIRELLTQIAAEFQPFAKELGVTVETFLAFKPMPIPMDPGKIRRAIDNLLMNALKFSVKPGVVRVSLEARSPFVAIKVENEGTPISKEQEELLFERFYKADHSRTAHAIQAGSGLGLSIAKNIVERHNGTLSLVHSSGRYAFIIELPVSNPA
- a CDS encoding RNA polymerase sigma factor, which produces MAIRLDGELAEGDAFARIEPYLPGLKAYCRSLAGNEWDSEDLMQEVLTKAMQAILRSPHRSISRAFLFRIAKNAWIDHCRAERKRHNDTTFDEDFHLSASLSMNEWLARELLEQLAESLNPRQMVLVILIDAFVFSAAETALLLRMTEGAVKEGLKRARRRLHSFAGGNRQDIVRNGKPKRRVGEDMPTVLFETFVAGFQKGDAEMICRAYLSLASQGVMIEKVSVEEGRYSFALRDPDGHLIGFFQNI